Proteins encoded by one window of Candidatus Nitrosocosmicus hydrocola:
- a CDS encoding DUF790 family protein has protein sequence MIPTDLLRYKLDNRNYKIYPVLCSIERNSKDLELANQVIQAFDYCYSYRLAKEKLDQSLKDLEITYKDYKLVRGLATILERRCIFGSLSQPHSNVKQSINSDPLNQIHDTRGLMKNLTATEIRKIVFDEAAVKGIAINENKRKFLLENISSNLKTSPDMLTKMMWSDQDENSVMYEFLPISQDKLLLMYNISLIQTLLFGCLKMKLVLDVTSSAGTIWKRVLREVKRLGLMYWLEVDSSEQEGVEESNNKSTKKKRIVCTIEGALNVLKLTDRYGTAIAKIFPIIMTADRWEINADILRITHSGKKIVYVFGISQNSYPNSIPPSSSAGFNVHENFVPSINNTAIQSPTLNQANSENKKYDSNNLNRVILDEIKVDTNTSSTSKILFDSKIESIFQEQFELFKTGWTIEREPEPLITKQKTAFIPDFVFSKYNCRVIVEIIGFWTKEYLERKLSKIYDIIKNKSKEESFYMVLVINHENLMSYEITDSQKLAQVRGNSNVLITSYKRDKIFFKDIISFLKNIDKYYLNDELLNESSQSILIRNVTKFLEKFRTSDNNIISMSDLEEYLKKEHSESIFLKIKLMDLIEKNLKIKKQFTEKLINSNLLLINDFLLKEEFTKEILNDIKRMSTVREAGDLMISKGLPEKIHIDLLTFLGFNIEWNSLDFSNAKIDYKE, from the coding sequence TTGATCCCAACTGATTTGCTAAGATATAAACTAGATAATAGAAACTATAAAATATATCCAGTTTTATGTTCCATTGAACGGAACTCAAAGGATTTAGAATTAGCAAATCAGGTAATACAAGCTTTTGATTATTGCTATAGCTATAGACTAGCTAAGGAAAAATTGGACCAGTCGCTTAAGGATTTAGAGATCACTTATAAAGACTATAAGCTTGTCAGAGGACTTGCAACAATTTTAGAGAGAAGATGTATTTTTGGATCATTATCACAACCACATTCAAATGTTAAACAAAGTATTAATAGTGATCCTCTAAATCAAATCCATGATACAAGAGGTTTAATGAAAAACTTAACAGCAACAGAGATAAGGAAAATAGTATTTGATGAAGCAGCTGTAAAAGGTATCGCAATAAATGAAAATAAACGAAAATTCTTGCTAGAAAACATATCCAGTAACTTGAAAACTTCACCTGACATGTTAACAAAAATGATGTGGTCGGATCAAGATGAAAATTCCGTAATGTATGAATTTTTACCTATTTCTCAAGATAAGTTACTCCTAATGTATAACATTTCGCTTATTCAGACTTTGTTATTTGGCTGTTTAAAGATGAAGTTGGTGTTAGATGTTACCTCGAGTGCAGGCACGATATGGAAAAGGGTATTGAGAGAAGTTAAGCGACTTGGGTTGATGTATTGGTTAGAAGTAGACAGCTCTGAACAAGAAGGTGTGGAGGAATCCAATAATAAATCAACCAAGAAAAAAAGAATTGTATGTACAATTGAAGGTGCTCTAAATGTCTTAAAACTAACTGACAGATATGGAACTGCAATAGCAAAAATATTCCCAATTATAATGACGGCCGATAGATGGGAAATAAACGCCGACATCCTGAGGATAACCCATAGTGGTAAAAAAATAGTTTATGTATTTGGAATTTCCCAAAATTCGTACCCAAATTCTATTCCTCCATCATCCTCGGCAGGGTTCAATGTTCATGAAAATTTTGTTCCATCTATAAATAACACAGCAATACAAAGTCCTACCTTGAATCAAGCAAATTCGGAGAATAAAAAATACGACAGTAATAACTTGAATAGAGTAATTTTAGATGAAATAAAGGTCGATACAAATACCTCTAGTACTTCGAAAATCCTTTTTGATAGCAAAATAGAAAGTATATTCCAAGAACAGTTTGAGCTATTTAAGACCGGTTGGACAATTGAACGAGAACCTGAACCTCTCATAACAAAACAAAAAACGGCATTTATACCCGACTTTGTATTCTCCAAATACAATTGTCGAGTAATTGTGGAAATCATTGGTTTCTGGACAAAAGAATACCTCGAAAGAAAGCTATCAAAAATATACGACATTATAAAAAATAAAAGTAAAGAAGAGAGTTTTTACATGGTCCTTGTTATTAATCATGAAAACCTAATGTCTTATGAAATTACCGACAGTCAGAAATTAGCTCAAGTTAGAGGAAATAGCAATGTGTTAATAACTTCATATAAAAGGGACAAGATTTTTTTTAAAGATATTATTTCATTTTTGAAAAATATTGATAAATATTACTTAAATGATGAGCTTTTGAATGAGTCGAGTCAAAGTATATTGATTCGAAATGTCACAAAGTTCTTGGAGAAATTTAGGACATCCGATAATAATATCATATCGATGAGTGATTTAGAAGAATATTTAAAAAAAGAACACTCAGAAAGCATTTTTTTGAAAATTAAACTTATGGATCTTATCGAAAAAAATCTCAAAATCAAGAAACAGTTTACTGAGAAACTAATCAATAGCAATCTCTTACTGATAAATGATTTCTTACTTAAAGAAGAATTTACAAAAGAGATTCTAAACGACATCAAAAGGATGTCGACTGTCAGAGAAGCAGGTGATTTAATGATTTCAAAAGGATTGCCAGAAAAAATACATATAGACTTGCTTACTTTTTTAGGTTTTAATATCGAATGGAATAGTCTTGATTTTTCAAATGCTAAAATAGATTATAAAGAGTAG
- a CDS encoding DEAD/DEAH box helicase — MPLQKNQFDTDNIVKLRDYQNEALTKWSINNRKGCIVLPTGAGKTIIALHAILKTNTSTLIIVPTLNLMEQWFEALSNMVRDKDHLGKLGGGYEEIKSITITTYDSAYLKSSYLGNKFEFVIFDEVHHLGSDKYSLIGEQFVSPFRLGLTATIEREDHKHINIYKLVGNVVYKKDFYELSQQKHLARFKLNKIKVNMLPQEIVRYNKTLYEYKQLLKESKIYYPIRLERLIILSAANVNLRKALLLRNEALDIALNSQAKIIELEKILENHQSEKIIIFTVHTKLAYSISNRFLIPVITHKTKNEERNEILDKFKKGRYRVIVTTKVLDEGTDVPDANMGIILSGTGSKREFIQRLGRLLRPKQDIENLANLVEIISSDTSEVFTSSRRNKGIRKVQGQ; from the coding sequence GTGCCTCTTCAGAAAAATCAATTTGACACTGATAATATCGTAAAGTTGAGGGACTATCAAAATGAAGCCCTAACAAAATGGTCAATAAATAATAGGAAGGGGTGTATAGTCCTTCCCACTGGTGCAGGAAAAACCATAATTGCTTTACATGCAATCCTTAAGACAAACACCTCAACATTGATTATTGTTCCCACTCTAAACTTGATGGAACAATGGTTTGAAGCGCTGTCTAATATGGTAAGAGACAAGGATCACTTAGGCAAATTAGGAGGAGGTTATGAAGAGATCAAGAGCATTACAATAACGACATATGATTCAGCATATTTAAAATCATCTTATCTTGGTAACAAATTTGAGTTTGTAATTTTTGATGAAGTCCATCACCTTGGATCTGACAAATACTCTTTAATTGGAGAACAATTTGTTTCTCCTTTTCGGTTAGGCTTGACTGCAACGATAGAAAGAGAGGACCATAAGCACATCAATATATATAAGCTGGTGGGTAACGTAGTATATAAGAAAGACTTTTACGAACTCTCGCAACAAAAGCATTTGGCAAGATTCAAGTTAAACAAAATAAAAGTCAATATGTTACCACAAGAAATAGTTCGTTACAATAAAACTCTATACGAATACAAGCAATTATTAAAAGAATCGAAAATTTACTATCCGATAAGATTAGAGAGGCTCATTATCTTATCTGCAGCCAATGTTAACCTCAGAAAAGCGTTACTCTTGAGAAACGAAGCTTTAGACATTGCACTAAATAGTCAAGCAAAAATAATAGAGCTTGAAAAAATCTTAGAGAATCACCAATCAGAAAAGATTATTATATTCACCGTTCATACGAAATTAGCCTATAGTATATCTAACAGATTTCTGATACCCGTTATAACCCACAAGACCAAGAATGAGGAGAGAAATGAAATTTTAGACAAATTCAAGAAAGGTCGATATAGAGTCATTGTTACAACAAAGGTTCTAGACGAAGGAACAGACGTACCTGATGCTAATATGGGCATAATACTAAGTGGGACAGGTAGCAAAAGAGAATTCATTCAAAGGCTTGGAAGATTGCTTCGACCTAAACAGGATATTGAAAATTTAGCTAATCTTGTTGAAATAATTTCTTCAGATACTAGTGAGGTTTTTACTAGTAGCAGGAGAAACAAAGGCATAAGGAAAGTACAAGGGCAATAA
- a CDS encoding PQQ-dependent sugar dehydrogenase: MAISGGFIIGAISNKKCLVDKKIADNVTLCNIISITLIAGIGIIGFTSILMLISANTSEVFFELSAFESNYLTSYTAPDRETTLIGTGLIDVRLNFINEDRKAYAQTANESVDHTDSNLNVPQIPMPNVTDPNLKVELVASDLKYPTTMAFVGKDDLLVLEKNNGTIKRIVNGNLLDEPILDLNVANKIERGLLGIDVARQTLDNATGEKTYVYVYYTQAIKDGDDMCSTFTLCNPLGNRIYRFEWTGNELINPNLILDLPVGPGADHNGGVIKVGPDGNIYALVGDGDSCWEDKYCSTSTYEDSVVNAESSNVPTGNPPDGRGGILSISPFGEPMLGGENKTTGILADHSPLNKYFAYGVRNGFGLAFDPISNKLWDSENGPGYGDEINIVEPGFNSGWLRVMGWWPVENAQPLPPERGYFGSKMVTIPNNLETFADKGRYSSPEFAWNMSVGVTALEFLKNDTLGSQYQNDLFAADYNNDYLYNFKLNEDRNRLDLDGVLADKVANNNAELDDLVFGQGFGIATDIREGPDGYLYVLSHIHGNLYRIVPK; the protein is encoded by the coding sequence TTGGCAATTTCGGGAGGGTTTATAATAGGAGCGATCAGCAATAAAAAATGTTTGGTGGATAAGAAAATTGCAGATAATGTAACATTATGTAACATTATTTCAATCACTCTAATCGCTGGAATAGGAATTATTGGATTTACAAGCATTTTAATGCTTATTAGTGCTAATACCAGTGAAGTTTTTTTTGAGTTATCTGCATTTGAATCAAACTATTTAACTTCTTACACCGCTCCTGATAGGGAAACAACACTAATAGGGACGGGACTGATCGATGTCAGATTAAATTTCATAAATGAGGACAGAAAGGCTTATGCTCAGACCGCTAACGAATCAGTAGATCACACTGATTCCAACTTGAATGTTCCTCAAATACCTATGCCAAACGTTACTGATCCGAATCTAAAAGTTGAATTGGTGGCAAGTGATCTTAAATATCCTACAACCATGGCTTTTGTTGGAAAAGACGATCTTCTGGTTTTAGAAAAAAATAACGGTACAATCAAAAGAATAGTCAATGGAAACCTTTTAGATGAGCCTATTTTGGATCTAAATGTTGCAAATAAGATTGAAAGAGGATTGCTTGGAATTGATGTTGCCAGACAGACATTAGATAACGCCACAGGAGAGAAAACCTATGTTTATGTTTATTATACTCAAGCCATTAAAGACGGAGACGACATGTGTTCAACATTTACACTTTGCAATCCATTAGGTAACAGGATTTACAGATTTGAATGGACAGGAAATGAATTAATTAATCCCAACTTAATTTTGGATCTCCCAGTGGGACCAGGTGCAGATCATAATGGTGGTGTAATAAAAGTAGGTCCTGATGGAAATATTTATGCACTTGTTGGAGACGGCGACAGTTGTTGGGAGGATAAATATTGTTCAACCTCCACTTATGAAGACAGTGTTGTAAATGCAGAATCATCCAATGTCCCCACTGGCAATCCTCCCGATGGTAGAGGGGGCATATTAAGTATATCTCCATTTGGGGAACCAATGCTAGGAGGAGAAAACAAAACCACGGGCATATTGGCAGATCACAGCCCCTTAAACAAGTATTTTGCATATGGAGTTCGAAATGGATTTGGACTTGCTTTTGATCCAATTTCTAACAAATTATGGGATAGTGAAAATGGTCCTGGCTATGGTGATGAAATAAACATTGTAGAACCTGGATTCAATAGTGGATGGTTAAGAGTAATGGGTTGGTGGCCAGTAGAAAATGCTCAACCGTTGCCTCCGGAAAGGGGTTACTTTGGTAGTAAAATGGTAACAATTCCGAATAATTTGGAAACCTTTGCTGATAAGGGACGTTACAGTAGCCCAGAGTTTGCATGGAACATGTCTGTTGGAGTAACGGCTTTAGAGTTTCTCAAAAATGATACTTTGGGAAGTCAGTACCAAAATGATCTCTTTGCCGCAGATTATAATAACGACTATTTGTACAATTTCAAATTGAACGAAGATCGAAACAGATTGGATCTTGATGGAGTTTTAGCAGACAAAGTTGCAAACAATAATGCGGAACTTGATGATCTAGTCTTTGGACAAGGATTTGGCATAGCCACTGACATTAGAGAGGGTCCGGACGGATACCTATATGTCTTATCCCATATACACGGAAACCTATACAGAATAGTTCCAAAGTAA
- a CDS encoding helicase-related protein, with protein MVQEYYSHPLLRKNSLVFRQYQQDIVKKTLYKNSLVVIPTSLGKTIIALLICLDVLLHWKNSKILILAPTRPLVFQHFNLFKKHTPLASQCIALTGKIAPEIRKVLWASSGIRLYFATPELVNNDINNNFLKRNEFYLIVYDEAQRAVKDYSYTRISSHFYENAEQNDPPLVLGLSASPGSTEDKIKEICVNLFIEQIISRSERDHDVFPYVYDTNVECYNVTLDRYHLEISELLTSMIHDNINWLIKNKLLKKKRADGVYKKDLLSLREYITSHLDPKNTNLFLITALKYQSLSMILLYCRDLIESQGAFALRRFLDNSRENSAKSYNHLFLDTRLQKIESILNENANQNEPKLMKLLLIVEKFLKSELNDVIDHNYASPESDQNNNAINSSLRETSIIKESISPIAHKKVLIFSQYRDTLEEITTFLEENGIKCSGFYGQSSRNGIKGLSQDKQLSILDDFREGKFPVLVATSVAEEGLNIPNVDLVVFYEPVPSEIRFIQRKGRTGRFANGKVVILVSDDSIDTKYLEASKRKLSKMRSSLQNANFSLAHYKKRSFDNFERMIDSDISTLYTNSEEFLYHGKGKGYDKSNFDVAIASDNPIFEHISSNSNKKIKNLVKRLSYNYPKSKTSEHANSSITTKNLEDLYEVSLSLDRKKIVQRVQRQILVLLGEAGRAGLEISSLEEQIYNDGLIVKEAIDNLKKMKRVVLLNKNTLALTESTKFIPGNKYFMFIEKVMIGKAVVRVNDKWYASLDHHDYFGPRSLLKKGNSLEVIGEMYKRAGVLHLIVKKIL; from the coding sequence TTGGTCCAAGAATATTATTCTCATCCTCTTTTGAGAAAAAATTCACTTGTATTCCGACAATATCAACAAGATATTGTAAAAAAGACTTTGTATAAGAATTCTCTAGTTGTAATCCCCACTTCTTTGGGAAAAACCATTATCGCTCTCTTAATCTGTCTTGATGTACTCCTCCACTGGAAAAACTCAAAGATTCTAATTCTTGCCCCCACTCGACCGTTAGTATTTCAACATTTTAATTTATTTAAGAAACATACCCCTCTTGCAAGTCAATGCATTGCTCTCACTGGTAAAATTGCACCTGAGATTAGAAAAGTATTATGGGCCTCTTCAGGGATTAGATTATACTTTGCCACCCCTGAGTTGGTTAATAATGACATCAACAATAATTTTTTGAAAAGAAATGAGTTTTATTTAATAGTATACGATGAGGCTCAGAGAGCTGTCAAAGATTATAGTTACACACGTATATCCAGTCATTTTTATGAGAATGCAGAACAAAATGATCCGCCCCTTGTACTTGGATTGTCGGCGAGTCCTGGTTCTACGGAGGATAAGATCAAAGAAATTTGTGTCAACTTATTTATAGAACAAATAATTTCAAGGTCAGAACGAGACCATGACGTATTTCCTTATGTTTACGATACTAATGTAGAATGTTATAACGTTACTTTAGATAGATATCATTTAGAAATATCTGAACTTTTGACTTCCATGATTCACGATAATATAAATTGGCTAATCAAGAATAAACTGCTGAAAAAGAAACGAGCTGATGGTGTATATAAAAAGGATTTATTATCTCTTAGAGAATACATAACTTCGCATTTAGATCCAAAAAATACAAATCTTTTCCTAATTACTGCATTAAAGTATCAGTCTTTGTCTATGATATTGCTATATTGCCGTGATTTGATTGAATCTCAAGGCGCCTTTGCTTTAAGAAGATTCCTGGATAATTCTAGAGAAAATTCTGCCAAATCTTATAATCACCTATTTTTAGATACCAGACTTCAAAAAATCGAGAGCATATTAAATGAAAATGCTAACCAAAATGAGCCAAAATTGATGAAGTTATTATTGATTGTTGAGAAATTCTTAAAATCAGAACTAAATGACGTAATTGATCATAATTACGCATCACCAGAATCTGATCAAAATAATAATGCAATCAATTCCTCTTTAAGAGAAACGTCAATCATTAAAGAATCGATTTCTCCTATTGCACACAAAAAGGTTCTCATCTTCTCACAATATCGCGACACTCTTGAAGAAATTACTACCTTTTTGGAAGAAAATGGCATAAAATGCAGTGGGTTTTATGGACAGTCTAGTCGAAATGGTATTAAGGGTCTCAGTCAAGATAAACAGTTATCAATACTTGATGATTTTCGTGAAGGTAAATTTCCAGTCCTAGTTGCTACTTCTGTTGCTGAAGAGGGCCTCAATATTCCTAATGTTGACCTCGTTGTGTTTTACGAGCCTGTTCCAAGCGAAATCAGATTTATTCAAAGAAAAGGTAGAACTGGAAGATTTGCAAACGGAAAAGTAGTAATTCTAGTTTCGGATGATTCTATAGATACAAAATACTTGGAGGCCTCTAAGAGAAAACTATCTAAAATGCGATCAAGCCTTCAAAATGCGAATTTCTCTTTGGCCCACTACAAAAAGAGATCCTTTGATAATTTTGAGAGAATGATAGATTCAGACATATCTACGTTATATACAAATTCTGAAGAATTTTTGTATCATGGCAAAGGAAAGGGATATGATAAGTCAAATTTTGATGTTGCAATAGCATCTGATAACCCTATTTTTGAACATATCTCTTCCAATTCTAATAAAAAAATTAAGAATCTTGTCAAAAGATTGTCGTACAATTACCCTAAGTCTAAAACCTCCGAGCATGCTAATTCTTCTATCACAACAAAAAATCTCGAGGACCTATATGAAGTATCATTGAGTTTAGACAGAAAGAAAATTGTTCAAAGGGTTCAAAGGCAAATTCTTGTACTACTCGGAGAAGCTGGAAGAGCTGGATTAGAGATTTCTTCTTTGGAAGAACAGATTTATAATGATGGTCTGATTGTCAAAGAAGCTATTGATAACTTGAAAAAGATGAAACGAGTAGTGTTACTCAATAAAAACACATTAGCTCTTACCGAATCAACCAAGTTCATACCGGGAAACAAATATTTTATGTTCATTGAAAAGGTAATGATAGGTAAGGCCGTTGTAAGAGTAAATGATAAATGGTATGCTTCCCTCGATCACCATGACTATTTTGGCCCAAGATCCTTGTTAAAAAAAGGCAATTCTCTTGAAGTTATTGGTGAGATGTATAAAAGAGCAGGCGTATTACACTTGATAGTAAAGAAAATATTGTAA